From one Nitrospirota bacterium genomic stretch:
- the lepB gene encoding signal peptidase I produces the protein MTKRKNEPSMIREYVEAILTALILALIVMTFVIQAFKIPSGSMIPTLKVGDHIFVLKFIYGVKIPFSDTILIHTWQPKHGDVVVFKYPRDEKTDFVKRLIGEPGDTIEIKNKQLFVNGEAMKEPYIIHSDTAILQDRDNFGPITVPEGKYFMMGDNRDQSLDSRFWGFVSENKLKGKAFIIYWSWDGKDEWVRWNRIGKFIQ, from the coding sequence ATGACCAAAAGAAAAAATGAACCTTCAATGATCAGGGAATATGTAGAAGCGATTTTAACCGCCTTGATTTTGGCTCTGATCGTGATGACCTTTGTCATTCAGGCTTTCAAAATACCTTCAGGATCGATGATTCCAACCTTGAAGGTTGGGGATCATATTTTTGTTCTGAAATTTATTTATGGCGTTAAAATCCCTTTTTCAGATACAATTTTAATTCACACTTGGCAGCCGAAACATGGCGATGTGGTGGTCTTTAAATATCCGAGAGATGAAAAAACAGATTTTGTGAAAAGGTTAATAGGAGAACCCGGGGACACGATTGAAATTAAAAACAAACAGTTGTTTGTCAACGGGGAGGCCATGAAAGAACCTTACATCATCCACTCCGATACAGCCATTCTTCAGGACCGGGACAATTTCGGTCCCATCACCGTTCCGGAAGGTAAATATTTTATGATGGGAGATAATCGCGATCAAAGTCTTGACAGTCGTTTTTGGGGATTTGTCAGCGAAAATAAGTTAAAAGGAAAAGCGTTTATCATTTATTGGTCATGGGATGGGAAGGATGAGTGGGTGCGCTGGAATCGAATCGGAAAGTTCATTCAATAA
- the kdsB gene encoding 3-deoxy-manno-octulosonate cytidylyltransferase: MKVSEKDKATVIIPARFQSTRFPGKPLAEIDGRPLIYHCYHSVTRSDWIKEVIVATDDPRIKTAVETFGGKAVLTSSNPKTGTDRLAEAVEKLEGEVFVNVQGDEILLQPYFLDSLVESFAQKPEVQMATYKKEITDWEDLNNPNIVKVVCDLDGVALYFSRSPIPFVRDRKAGGPVPGKTFFRHFGIYIYRKALLRQFSQWPESFLENLEKLEQLRAMERGVKIWVKETTNDSLRVDAPEDLNRVKDYLERTHG; this comes from the coding sequence ATGAAAGTTTCGGAAAAAGATAAAGCGACGGTCATCATTCCGGCCAGATTTCAATCAACCCGGTTTCCTGGAAAACCTTTAGCCGAGATCGACGGCAGACCGCTGATTTATCATTGTTATCATTCTGTTACCCGGTCCGATTGGATTAAAGAGGTGATTGTCGCCACCGATGATCCGAGAATTAAGACAGCGGTGGAAACATTCGGCGGAAAAGCGGTGCTGACCTCTTCTAACCCTAAAACCGGAACGGACCGGCTTGCCGAAGCGGTCGAGAAACTGGAGGGGGAGGTTTTTGTGAATGTTCAGGGGGACGAAATTCTTCTCCAGCCTTATTTTCTGGATTCCCTGGTTGAATCTTTTGCTCAAAAACCGGAAGTTCAAATGGCGACCTATAAAAAAGAAATTACCGATTGGGAGGACCTGAACAATCCAAACATCGTCAAGGTAGTTTGCGATCTGGACGGAGTCGCCCTTTATTTTTCCCGCTCGCCCATTCCGTTTGTCCGGGATCGAAAAGCGGGAGGGCCGGTTCCCGGAAAAACTTTTTTTCGGCATTTTGGAATTTATATTTACAGAAAAGCCCTTCTCCGGCAATTTTCACAATGGCCGGAGTCATTTTTAGAAAATCTTGAAAAGCTTGAACAGCTCAGAGCGATGGAGCGGGGCGTAAAAATCTGGGTAAAAGAAACAACGAATGACTCTTTAAGAGTCGATGCCCCGGAAGATTTAAATCGAGTTAAAGATTATCTTGAGAGGACCCATGGGTAA
- the rfaE1 gene encoding D-glycero-beta-D-manno-heptose-7-phosphate kinase: MKPGNEQRKRAEHPLRSYVKKFSESRILVIGDLMLDHYIWGTVKRISPEAPVPVVNVTSETMLLGGAANVCHNIFSLGGKTDLGGVIGQDASGEWITRRLREMKVSGQGIIQEPGRPTTRKTRVIAHSQQVVRFDHEKRGDISAESQKKLLSWLEKNLDQYQSIVISDYEKGVVTESLIRGAINFSKELKIKIIVDPKISHFSIYRGVTLLTPNHLEASLGSGIEIEDEASLMKAGQTILKKLDCESVLITRGEHGMSLFENSGEVTHIPTVAKKVFDVTGAGDTVVSVLSLALSAGANLKDSAVLANHAAGIVVGIVGTATVTQQTLLDDLNHSL, translated from the coding sequence ATGAAACCTGGGAATGAACAAAGAAAACGCGCTGAACATCCGTTAAGGTCTTACGTTAAAAAATTTTCAGAGTCGCGGATTCTTGTGATTGGCGATTTAATGCTGGACCATTATATCTGGGGAACCGTGAAACGGATCTCGCCAGAAGCGCCCGTTCCCGTGGTGAATGTAACCTCTGAAACCATGTTATTGGGCGGGGCGGCCAACGTTTGCCATAATATTTTTTCTCTTGGCGGTAAAACGGATCTCGGAGGGGTTATTGGACAGGACGCTTCCGGCGAATGGATTACCCGCCGTTTAAGGGAGATGAAGGTCAGCGGACAGGGCATTATTCAGGAACCCGGACGCCCAACGACCCGGAAAACGAGGGTCATCGCCCATAGTCAGCAGGTGGTTAGATTTGATCACGAAAAACGGGGAGATATTTCCGCCGAAAGCCAGAAAAAACTCCTCTCCTGGCTGGAAAAAAATCTTGATCAATATCAGTCGATTGTCATCTCCGATTACGAAAAAGGGGTTGTCACTGAAAGTTTAATCAGGGGGGCAATTAATTTTTCAAAAGAACTTAAAATCAAAATTATTGTCGACCCGAAAATCAGTCATTTTTCAATCTATAGGGGTGTCACGCTCCTCACCCCCAACCATCTCGAAGCTTCCCTGGGTTCCGGGATTGAAATAGAGGATGAAGCGTCGTTAATGAAAGCCGGTCAGACCATTTTAAAGAAGCTCGATTGCGAGTCGGTACTCATTACGCGGGGAGAACATGGGATGAGCCTCTTTGAAAACTCCGGGGAGGTCACGCATATTCCGACTGTCGCCAAGAAAGTTTTCGATGTTACAGGCGCCGGGGATACGGTTGTAAGCGTATTATCCCTGGCTCTTTCGGCGGGAGCCAATTTAAAAGATTCCGCGGTTTTGGCAAATCATGCCGCCGGAATTGTCGTCGGGATTGTCGGAACGGCAACTGTGACTCAGCAAACCTTATTGGATGATCTTAACCATTCTTTATGA